In candidate division Zixibacteria bacterium HGW-Zixibacteria-1, the following are encoded in one genomic region:
- a CDS encoding S-adenosylmethionine decarboxylase, translating to MEKTESIVERAKRESVWGIASSFDIYNCNPDTIRDAEKIRKFVMELCDLIEMKRFGETVVVNFGEDERVAGFSMTQLIETSLISAHFANLSNTTYLDVFSCKPYDPAVVEEFARNYFGGSHVITNVNLRY from the coding sequence ATTGAAAAAACCGAAAGTATTGTCGAAAGGGCAAAACGGGAATCCGTTTGGGGCATCGCTTCAAGCTTCGATATCTACAACTGCAATCCTGACACGATCCGCGATGCCGAAAAAATCAGGAAGTTCGTTATGGAATTATGTGATTTGATTGAGATGAAGCGATTTGGTGAGACCGTGGTGGTTAATTTTGGTGAGGACGAAAGGGTGGCCGGTTTCTCGATGACGCAGCTGATTGAAACATCACTGATCTCGGCGCATTTCGCCAACCTGAGCAATACGACATATCTTGATGTATTCAGCTGCAAGCCGTACGACCCGGCGGTCGTGGAAGAGTTCGCCCGTAATTATTTCGGCGGGTCGCATGTCATTACGAATGTAAATCTCAGGTACTAA
- a CDS encoding cellulose biosynthesis protein CelD: MRSMRIISDLDECRSIWKQIMPTDFITDLWEVRDCFQKNFQRPPHFIVSENNGRITGFLPLSRVDETDSFAYFPGETWTGKTWLEQNRVMAGSDRELRDMLEAVPGQYHLRYLQPSGMSRMGTVNVDEIGYLFRPGAYNYEIENYFDEFSHKTAKRIKREIAAFMEKDLHFRYDNLNDFDEMVRLNVDRFGEDSYYYDPRFRESFRDLMNFLNEQGWLRLTSIIIDGETAAVDMGALYRGNYVLLAGGTNAAFPGVAKLINTHHMQRACNERMETVDFLCGNFSWKTMFHLTPRPLYMLSNIPQSVTVPENTVTPMMEKVPMRRSANAG; encoded by the coding sequence ATGAGAAGCATGCGTATTATTTCAGATCTCGACGAATGTCGAAGTATCTGGAAGCAGATCATGCCGACGGATTTTATTACCGACCTTTGGGAGGTCCGCGACTGCTTCCAGAAAAATTTCCAGCGGCCTCCCCATTTTATCGTCTCCGAAAATAACGGTCGTATCACAGGCTTCCTGCCGTTAAGCCGGGTCGATGAAACCGACAGCTTTGCCTATTTCCCCGGTGAAACCTGGACCGGCAAAACCTGGCTGGAACAGAACCGGGTCATGGCCGGCAGTGATCGGGAACTCCGCGACATGCTGGAGGCGGTTCCGGGGCAATATCATCTCCGTTATCTGCAACCGTCGGGCATGTCACGCATGGGCACGGTTAATGTCGATGAAATCGGTTACCTCTTCCGACCGGGCGCCTATAATTATGAAATCGAGAATTACTTCGATGAGTTCTCGCACAAGACCGCCAAGCGCATCAAGCGCGAAATTGCCGCCTTCATGGAAAAGGACCTGCATTTCCGCTATGATAATCTTAATGATTTCGATGAGATGGTGCGCCTGAATGTCGATCGCTTCGGCGAAGATTCTTATTACTATGATCCCCGTTTCCGCGAGAGTTTCCGGGATTTGATGAATTTCCTCAATGAACAGGGCTGGCTGCGGTTAACCAGTATCATTATTGACGGTGAAACCGCGGCTGTCGACATGGGAGCCCTGTATCGCGGTAACTACGTACTTCTGGCCGGGGGCACCAACGCCGCCTTTCCCGGTGTGGCCAAACTGATCAACACTCATCACATGCAGCGGGCCTGCAATGAGCGGATGGAAACCGTTGATTTCCTATGCGGAAATTTCTCATGGAAAACGATGTTCCATCTGACCCCGAGGCCGCTTTATATGCTGTCAAATATTCCGCAGTCTGTCACAGTACCGGAAAATACGGTCACTCCGATGATGGAGAAGGTGCCAATGCGGAGATCAGCCAATGCCGGCTAA
- a CDS encoding biotin carboxylase, with translation MPAKRVLVVGTTSDYIEILSRRYPGRILFLTDHKERAGAFEPPPEAGSEVLCDLMHYDKTLTILRDFLIQHNFELSGVACFDDESMALTSFIAKTFSLPYPPASAVANGRSKFLSKQLWEEAGLPSPRMTLIHDLAEAITFLGQISGPIVIKPLTGSGSELTFACHSEDDCRKAFAQIREKLEKHSNIRMYLADGRSSQPDPHTVFVGEEFIEGREFSADFIVDGDKIKIIRIAGKIFSANNSFGTALGYILPMELPPAINKDAFSNQLLEAAHALGVERSFVMIDFIVRDGKAIMLEMAPRPGGDNLPFLIRQSSDFDILGATLDFAEGKQITIPGQEAWKRLIGARIIAAREGTISEMDTAPALRDMRVRECYLKRHLGHKVILPPDDYDSRILGHVIFAPTDWSNVESEIVELLEKVNIKQGQVSCLAIPTF, from the coding sequence ATGCCGGCTAAGCGCGTGCTTGTGGTCGGAACAACCTCCGACTACATCGAGATACTTTCCCGCCGTTATCCGGGGCGGATACTATTTCTGACCGATCATAAAGAACGGGCCGGAGCTTTCGAACCTCCGCCCGAAGCCGGCAGCGAGGTCCTCTGCGACCTGATGCACTACGATAAGACACTGACCATTCTGCGCGATTTTCTTATTCAACACAATTTCGAATTGAGCGGTGTCGCCTGTTTCGATGATGAATCCATGGCGCTCACCTCGTTTATAGCAAAAACATTTTCGCTTCCTTATCCTCCGGCAAGTGCCGTCGCCAACGGGCGCAGCAAATTTTTGTCCAAGCAACTGTGGGAAGAAGCGGGGCTCCCCTCTCCCCGGATGACTTTGATTCACGACCTTGCCGAAGCAATCACCTTTCTTGGACAAATCAGCGGCCCGATAGTCATAAAACCCCTTACCGGCAGCGGCAGCGAACTGACTTTTGCCTGTCATTCGGAAGATGACTGCCGGAAGGCCTTCGCTCAGATAAGAGAAAAGCTTGAGAAACATTCCAACATCAGAATGTACCTGGCCGACGGACGAAGCAGCCAGCCCGATCCGCATACCGTTTTCGTTGGGGAAGAATTTATCGAGGGCAGGGAATTCAGCGCCGATTTTATTGTCGATGGGGATAAGATCAAAATCATACGGATAGCAGGCAAGATATTTTCGGCCAACAACAGTTTCGGCACGGCGCTTGGCTATATCCTTCCGATGGAATTGCCGCCGGCCATCAATAAGGACGCATTTTCAAATCAACTTCTCGAGGCCGCGCATGCTCTGGGAGTCGAAAGATCCTTTGTCATGATCGATTTTATCGTCCGAGACGGTAAGGCGATCATGCTCGAAATGGCGCCGCGGCCGGGAGGCGACAATCTTCCCTTCTTGATCCGTCAAAGCAGTGATTTTGATATTCTCGGAGCGACGCTTGATTTTGCGGAAGGTAAGCAAATCACTATCCCCGGGCAGGAAGCATGGAAGCGACTGATCGGCGCCCGGATAATTGCGGCGCGTGAGGGCACCATCTCCGAGATGGACACCGCCCCGGCCCTGAGGGATATGCGGGTGCGGGAGTGTTACCTCAAGCGCCACCTTGGTCACAAAGTTATATTACCGCCGGATGATTATGATTCCAGAATACTCGGGCATGTAATCTTTGCTCCGACAGATTGGAGCAACGTGGAAAGCGAAATAGTCGAGCTTCTGGAAAAGGTGAACATTAAGCAGGGACAAGTATCATGCCTGGCGATTCCGACCTTCTGA